From Desulfobacterales bacterium, a single genomic window includes:
- a CDS encoding ATP-dependent DNA ligase codes for MKIDIVKMEQINAHLEGGLDCLDESLKEVPFEYKKQLARSFFAINPHEIKTRVTGKKFYVSKKIDGHLQIVVFNGEQIFMIGRGGIVRTNLPCLDKAKSILIDKKISSIIAGTELYVQKESERSRVYDVIAALSDEKSLDTLNLAFFDIIEINGESLKTASYDTIYKKLSEIFPKNGKSHIIETKIAKSKPEIERLYANWVEEEGGEGLVVRGDMPFMYKIKPKHTFDAAIVGYAEGINEHKGKIKSILFAFIREEGIYHVVGKVGNNLSEDQRKDFFDLLSKKHVDSTYIETDNEGIAFHMVSPDIIIEVGCTDILTENTYGKPLLNQLIKFEQSKYSLYHTLPGIRFIYPMVERIRDDKSNTLEDIRFSQITDLVYIKEESITPEILPKSNILFREVYRKIAKDKVMVQKFMIWKTNKENVDSRFPAYVMHYTNFSSQRKDPLQKEIRVSNSEDQLMEITKQFIQSNVKKGWEQVKQ; via the coding sequence ATGAAAATAGACATTGTAAAAATGGAGCAAATAAACGCTCATTTGGAGGGTGGTCTTGATTGTTTAGACGAATCATTAAAAGAAGTTCCCTTTGAATACAAAAAACAATTAGCAAGAAGCTTTTTCGCAATTAATCCCCACGAAATCAAAACCAGAGTTACCGGTAAAAAATTCTATGTATCAAAAAAAATAGATGGACATTTACAAATTGTAGTATTTAACGGCGAGCAAATATTTATGATCGGACGAGGCGGTATTGTTAGAACTAATTTACCATGCCTTGACAAAGCCAAATCTATATTGATCGATAAAAAAATTTCTTCAATTATTGCAGGGACAGAATTATATGTTCAAAAAGAATCTGAAAGAAGCCGAGTTTATGACGTAATTGCTGCTCTGTCTGACGAAAAAAGCTTAGATACGTTGAATCTTGCTTTTTTTGATATTATTGAAATAAATGGAGAAAGCTTAAAAACAGCATCTTACGATACTATATACAAAAAACTTTCAGAAATATTTCCAAAGAATGGAAAGTCTCATATTATTGAAACTAAAATTGCAAAATCAAAACCAGAAATTGAAAGATTATATGCAAACTGGGTAGAAGAAGAAGGTGGCGAAGGTCTTGTTGTAAGAGGCGATATGCCGTTTATGTATAAAATTAAGCCAAAGCATACATTCGATGCAGCTATAGTTGGATACGCAGAAGGAATTAATGAACATAAAGGAAAAATTAAATCTATACTTTTTGCTTTTATACGAGAAGAAGGCATTTATCATGTAGTTGGAAAGGTTGGAAATAATCTTAGTGAAGACCAACGAAAAGATTTTTTTGATTTGTTATCAAAAAAACATGTGGATTCAACTTATATTGAAACTGATAATGAAGGTATAGCCTTTCACATGGTTTCACCTGATATTATAATTGAAGTTGGATGCACTGATATTTTAACTGAAAATACATATGGAAAGCCTTTGTTAAACCAATTAATCAAATTTGAACAGAGCAAATATTCCCTTTATCATACACTTCCTGGTATTAGATTTATATATCCGATGGTTGAAAGAATACGGGATGATAAATCCAATACTTTGGAAGATATTAGATTTTCACAAATTACTGATTTAGTTTATATAAAAGAAGAGTCTATAACGCCAGAAATACTGCCAAAGAGTAATATTTTATTCAGAGAAGTTTATCGAAAAATAGCGAAAGATAAAGTCATGGTTCAAAAATTTATGATATGGAAAACTAATAAAGAAAATGTAGATTCACGCTTTCCAGCCTATGTAATGCATTATACTAATTTTAGTTCTCAACGAAAAGATCCTTTGCAAAAGGAAATACGAGTATCGAATAGCGAAGATCAACTTATGGAAATAACTAAGCAGTTTATCCAAAGCAATGTAAAAAAAGGATGGGAACAGGTGAAACAATGA
- a CDS encoding acyl-CoA-binding protein — protein sequence MSDLKSKFETASQDVQKLSKKPSNENLLKLYSLYKQATVGDVTGKRPGLTDFAGKAKYDTWAKLKGTSSEKAMQDYVELVSSLLK from the coding sequence ATGTCCGATTTAAAGTCTAAGTTTGAAACAGCTTCTCAGGATGTACAAAAATTATCAAAAAAACCAAGCAATGAAAATTTACTCAAGCTTTATTCTCTCTATAAGCAAGCAACCGTTGGTGATGTAACTGGTAAAAGGCCTGGATTAACAGATTTTGCCGGGAAAGCTAAATATGATACATGGGCTAAACTTAAAGGAACTTCTTCAGAAAAAGCTATGCAAGATTATGTTGAACTTGTGTCAAGTTTGTTAAAATAA
- a CDS encoding phosphoenolpyruvate synthase/pyruvate phosphate dikinase — protein MFEKPIIDKKNFNIHNFKVFQELMQFKVREILLVSSLYDAYILEEDGSLATKITNEYIGLNLSQPPRFTCTSSAAEALNLINEKKFDIIITMPNLEDMDAFKLADEIKKAKPDIPVILLTHSVKRSIDIRENRFCPSIDKDFVWTGDSDLLLAIIKNIEDRINVYSDTEKAKVRVLLFIEDSPIYKSMILPILYKIIMKQTQRVLGGGINKEHRLLRMRARPKILIAENFEEAIAFYENFYPYILGVISDTRFPKFCMIDENAGLELCRTIKTKNPAIPILIMSSEPNNQKWAHEIPASFIDKNSENLISQIESFFLDNLGFGDFIFKSPEGKEIERASNLRTLEEKLKYISPELIIFHAERNHFSNWIMGRSEITLASMLRDLTVNDFENIEELRNFIIASIHSLRKWRQRGVIAQFSSENFDADIMNFVKIGESSLGGKARGIAFISSLLRENPEISEKYDNIEIRVPKTLVLCTDIFENFVISNNLKYIASEDIPDEEVALSFLKGKIPDSLKKDLEFFLLQVKYPLSVRSSSLLEDAQFHPYAGLYDTYMLPNNDTSIEIRLEHLINAVKLVFASTYFENPKSFAKSALHSTQEEAMAVIIQELVGDEHSNYFYPAISGSAQSYNFYPIPPIKSEDGVAKIALGFGKTVMDGEKALRFCPKHPQILIQFSSVDDTLKNSQKFFYALKIKNYDFNISLSSSNLEKREIDEANTELPIKILSSTYIHEEHRIRDTFYAKGPKILTFAGILKYNLFPLPEIISDFLELGQKSMGCPIEMEFAVNFSKNKSNRNSFYVLQIRPLGYYEDNFKISITPDDIQKALCYSSHALGNGLIQDIKDIIYVKLDSFSAEATRQITMEISHLNSLITSANLSYLLIGPGRWGTSDSWLGIPVKWKDIYGVKAIIELQNGMLKADASQGSHFFQNITSQGIPYITIVDGSDDFFKLTIIEKETIINETKFLRHVRFKNPLIIKSYGKKSECVIILN, from the coding sequence ATGTTTGAAAAACCAATAATAGATAAAAAAAATTTCAATATCCATAATTTTAAAGTATTCCAAGAACTTATGCAATTTAAAGTTCGTGAAATACTTCTCGTTTCAAGTCTTTATGATGCCTATATTTTAGAAGAAGACGGAAGCCTCGCCACAAAAATTACGAATGAATATATAGGCCTTAATTTATCACAACCTCCGAGATTTACATGTACATCTTCAGCAGCTGAAGCTCTTAATCTAATCAATGAAAAAAAATTTGATATTATTATTACTATGCCTAATTTGGAAGATATGGATGCGTTTAAGCTTGCAGATGAGATTAAAAAAGCAAAACCCGATATTCCAGTTATTCTGCTTACCCATAGTGTAAAACGATCGATTGATATCCGTGAAAATAGATTTTGTCCAAGCATTGATAAAGATTTTGTGTGGACAGGAGATTCTGACCTTCTTCTTGCTATTATAAAAAATATTGAAGATAGAATTAATGTTTATAGTGATACAGAAAAAGCAAAAGTAAGGGTTCTGCTTTTTATTGAAGATTCTCCGATATATAAATCAATGATTCTGCCTATCCTTTATAAAATTATAATGAAACAAACTCAAAGAGTTCTTGGCGGAGGTATTAACAAAGAACATAGGCTCCTTAGAATGCGGGCAAGGCCGAAAATATTGATCGCAGAAAATTTTGAAGAAGCTATTGCTTTTTACGAAAATTTTTATCCTTATATTTTAGGAGTCATTTCTGATACAAGATTTCCAAAATTTTGTATGATTGACGAAAATGCTGGTTTGGAACTCTGCAGAACAATAAAAACTAAAAATCCAGCTATACCGATTTTAATTATGAGTTCTGAGCCTAATAATCAAAAATGGGCTCATGAAATCCCAGCGTCTTTTATTGATAAAAATTCTGAAAATCTTATATCACAAATCGAGTCTTTCTTTTTAGACAATCTCGGATTTGGCGATTTTATATTTAAATCTCCAGAAGGAAAAGAAATCGAAAGGGCATCAAATCTTAGAACCCTTGAAGAAAAATTAAAATATATTTCTCCTGAGTTAATTATCTTTCATGCTGAAAGAAACCATTTTTCTAATTGGATAATGGGAAGATCTGAAATTACTTTAGCTTCTATGCTACGGGACCTCACAGTAAACGATTTTGAAAATATAGAAGAACTTAGAAATTTTATTATTGCAAGTATTCATTCCCTTAGAAAATGGAGGCAACGAGGAGTTATAGCTCAATTTTCATCTGAAAATTTTGATGCAGATATAATGAATTTTGTAAAAATAGGAGAAAGCTCCCTTGGAGGAAAAGCAAGAGGAATAGCTTTTATTTCGTCGCTTCTTAGGGAAAACCCTGAAATTTCAGAAAAATATGATAATATTGAAATTCGAGTGCCAAAAACCCTTGTTTTATGCACAGATATTTTTGAAAATTTTGTTATATCTAACAATTTAAAATACATTGCATCAGAAGATATTCCAGACGAAGAGGTGGCTCTATCTTTTTTAAAAGGCAAAATTCCAGATAGTTTAAAGAAAGATTTGGAATTTTTTCTACTTCAGGTAAAATACCCTCTTTCCGTCCGTTCATCAAGTCTTCTTGAAGATGCTCAATTTCATCCCTACGCTGGCCTTTACGATACATATATGCTTCCAAACAATGATACAAGTATTGAAATAAGGCTGGAACATTTAATTAATGCAGTTAAACTTGTTTTTGCATCAACATATTTTGAAAATCCAAAATCTTTTGCAAAAAGCGCTTTGCATTCTACTCAAGAAGAAGCTATGGCTGTAATTATACAAGAACTTGTTGGCGATGAACATAGCAATTATTTTTATCCAGCAATATCGGGATCAGCCCAATCCTATAATTTTTACCCGATACCTCCCATTAAATCAGAAGATGGAGTCGCTAAAATAGCGTTAGGATTTGGTAAAACAGTTATGGATGGGGAAAAAGCATTAAGGTTTTGCCCAAAACATCCTCAAATTTTAATTCAATTTTCATCTGTTGATGATACTCTTAAAAATTCTCAAAAATTTTTCTATGCCTTAAAAATAAAAAATTATGATTTTAATATCTCTTTAAGCTCATCTAACCTTGAAAAAAGAGAAATAGACGAGGCTAATACAGAATTGCCAATAAAAATTCTTTCAAGCACTTATATTCATGAAGAGCATCGAATACGTGACACTTTTTATGCAAAAGGTCCAAAAATACTTACTTTTGCAGGCATTCTTAAATATAATCTTTTCCCATTGCCTGAAATTATAAGTGATTTCCTTGAACTCGGTCAAAAAAGCATGGGATGTCCCATTGAAATGGAATTTGCAGTAAATTTTTCAAAAAATAAATCTAATAGAAATAGTTTTTATGTCCTACAAATAAGGCCTCTTGGTTATTATGAAGACAATTTTAAAATTTCAATTACACCTGATGATATTCAAAAGGCTTTATGCTACTCATCCCATGCACTCGGAAATGGCTTAATACAAGATATAAAAGATATAATATACGTGAAGCTTGATTCGTTTTCAGCGGAAGCTACAAGACAAATCACCATGGAAATAAGCCATTTAAATAGTTTGATTACATCAGCAAATCTTTCATATCTGCTTATTGGGCCTGGAAGATGGGGAACTTCTGATAGCTGGCTCGGAATACCTGTAAAATGGAAAGATATATATGGAGTTAAAGCCATTATTGAACTTCAAAACGGCATGTTAAAAGCTGATGCATCCCAGGGCTCACATTTTTTTCAAAATATAACATCCCAAGGAATACCCTATATTACAATAGTTGATGGATCAGATGATTTTTTTAAATTGACTATTATTGAAAAAGAAACAATTATAAATGAAACTAAATTTTTACGCCATGTGAGATTTAAAAATCCTCTTATAATTAAATCTTACGGCAAAAAATCAGAATGTGTAATAATTTTAAATTAG
- a CDS encoding TonB-dependent receptor yields MKKLLIIMFFLLQLNCYASEINEDSNKDLSLEKLLNLDISIASKIRQPSNEAPSIVSVITDREIKNMGAKNLEDILKTIAGFDIYPYAWEPSPIVGVRGLFSNTNEVVRLLVNGHPLGNSWQGAMGFWEGFPVVFIKRIEVIRGPGSALYGNSAMIGVINIITKDGKDKSSLSAAYGKFDTYRADGQAAYTIKDADIYVGADFYSSNGDARFVESDYATAIFGPKGSSAPGYTTEGFQYSNLFTQFSYHDFEFNGMLNYSDTDEPLSLQRTLTDDNIRRITNAFADLEYKKSIFKNGSLSMKVYYDYHQWHHDSEFFSEETASLLSKIGLGYPEGENLRAVTNIENYKAGGEANLNYNFVDGLNMLIGFQYEYHDQFNSELSGNFNGVLKNIMIDGQPYIPWQYFEVHNIKNNCSILDDGSSCFFVTNNTRSIFAAYSQISADFFDIFQITGFGDSFSVTAGVRYDEYSDIGSNISPRLGTVYALNDKLYFKLLFGEAFRAPNFRELYIRNNPSQNGNPNLGPENITTFEGLMGFNITRWMTTSLSYFHTEMEDMIVLVPNEFQMGAVFANHGTVKSEGFEGEIRILFDKNKYGYFNMTYQEVKDITHEVIIDKYGTVYKQKDFSIGNIPEIIANWGINMDITRYVNFNLSLNYKGERKRSEKLQFTKNSIDTDGTLEKIDKRDAMDSIIVVNASIIFHNFLWANGLEFQLSGYNIFDEDDRGPEFDGVVANDIPKWGSNFIGKISYSF; encoded by the coding sequence ATGAAAAAATTATTAATAATCATGTTTTTTCTATTACAATTAAATTGCTATGCTTCCGAAATAAATGAAGACAGCAATAAGGATTTATCCCTTGAAAAATTGTTGAATCTCGATATCTCCATTGCAAGTAAAATTCGCCAGCCTTCAAATGAAGCGCCTTCCATTGTTTCGGTTATTACGGATAGAGAGATTAAAAATATGGGGGCAAAAAATTTGGAAGATATTCTTAAAACAATAGCTGGTTTTGACATCTATCCGTATGCATGGGAGCCAAGTCCTATTGTTGGTGTCAGGGGGTTATTCAGCAATACTAATGAGGTAGTGAGATTATTAGTAAATGGGCATCCATTAGGAAATAGCTGGCAAGGCGCTATGGGTTTTTGGGAAGGGTTCCCTGTAGTTTTTATTAAAAGAATTGAGGTAATACGAGGACCTGGTTCAGCTTTATATGGAAATTCAGCAATGATTGGTGTAATTAATATTATTACAAAAGACGGTAAGGATAAATCTTCATTATCAGCAGCCTATGGAAAATTTGATACATATAGAGCAGATGGTCAGGCTGCATATACAATTAAAGATGCGGATATATATGTTGGAGCAGATTTTTATAGCAGTAATGGTGATGCAAGATTTGTAGAGTCTGATTATGCAACGGCAATTTTTGGTCCGAAAGGAAGTTCTGCCCCTGGATATACAACTGAAGGATTTCAATATTCTAACCTTTTTACTCAATTTTCATATCATGATTTTGAATTTAACGGAATGCTAAATTATTCAGATACAGACGAACCTCTTTCTCTTCAAAGAACTCTTACTGATGATAATATACGAAGAATCACAAATGCTTTCGCTGATTTGGAATATAAAAAAAGTATCTTTAAAAATGGAAGCCTTTCCATGAAGGTTTATTATGATTATCATCAATGGCACCATGACAGCGAATTTTTTAGCGAAGAAACAGCTTCTTTATTATCAAAAATTGGTTTAGGTTATCCAGAAGGAGAAAACCTTAGAGCTGTTACAAATATCGAAAATTATAAAGCTGGAGGAGAGGCTAATTTAAATTATAATTTTGTTGATGGATTAAATATGCTGATTGGCTTTCAATATGAATACCATGATCAGTTTAATTCAGAATTATCTGGTAACTTTAATGGTGTATTAAAAAATATAATGATTGATGGTCAGCCATATATCCCCTGGCAATATTTCGAAGTACATAATATAAAAAATAATTGTTCAATCTTAGATGATGGAAGTAGTTGTTTTTTTGTAACAAATAATACTAGATCTATATTTGCCGCTTATAGTCAAATTTCAGCTGATTTTTTTGATATATTTCAAATAACTGGATTTGGAGATAGTTTTTCTGTTACAGCCGGAGTTCGTTACGATGAATACAGTGATATTGGTTCCAATATTAGTCCTCGTTTAGGAACGGTATATGCGCTCAATGATAAATTATATTTTAAACTTCTTTTCGGAGAAGCTTTCAGAGCTCCAAATTTTCGTGAATTATATATTCGTAACAATCCTTCCCAAAATGGAAATCCAAACCTTGGACCTGAAAATATAACTACTTTTGAAGGATTGATGGGATTTAATATAACACGATGGATGACTACTTCGTTAAGTTATTTTCATACAGAAATGGAAGATATGATTGTCCTTGTTCCAAATGAATTTCAAATGGGAGCTGTATTTGCTAATCATGGGACTGTTAAATCAGAAGGTTTTGAAGGTGAAATACGCATTTTATTTGATAAAAATAAATATGGATATTTTAATATGACGTATCAAGAAGTTAAAGATATAACCCATGAGGTAATAATTGATAAATACGGAACAGTCTATAAGCAAAAAGATTTTAGTATAGGGAATATTCCTGAAATTATTGCTAATTGGGGCATTAATATGGATATAACCCGTTATGTTAATTTTAATTTATCGTTAAATTATAAAGGTGAACGTAAACGCAGTGAAAAGCTTCAATTCACAAAAAATAGTATTGACACTGATGGCACTCTTGAAAAGATTGATAAGCGTGATGCAATGGATAGCATTATAGTAGTAAATGCATCGATTATTTTTCATAATTTTTTATGGGCAAATGGATTAGAATTTCAATTGAGCGGATATAATATTTTTGATGAAGATGACAGAGGACCTGAATTTGATGGAGTAGTTGCTAATGATATTCCTAAATGGGGAAGTAATTTTATTGGTAAAATTTCGTATTCATTTTAA
- the amrS gene encoding AmmeMemoRadiSam system radical SAM enzyme: protein MEAYLYEKLENNKVSCNLCNHRCVINSGKRGKCNVRENKDGILETLVYGRIIADHVDPIEKKPLFHFLPGTFSYSISTVGCNFKCKFCQNSDIAQMPSDNKGLIEGRESTPEDVIEVAISKRCKSISYTYTEPTIYFEFAYDTAKLAKTKGLYNIFVTNGYMSSEALNMIAPYLDAVNVDLKAYTEEFYSKYCGAHIEPVKENLKMMKSRGIFVEVTTLIIPGLNDDKNELKALAEFIYNSLGSETPWHISRFHPTYKLTDRGSTPIDTLLIAHEIGIKTGLKYVYTGNVPGEIAENTFCYNCGELLIERWGFFVKKNFIENSRCPHCDTLIHGVGF, encoded by the coding sequence ATGGAAGCCTATTTATATGAAAAATTAGAAAATAACAAAGTATCTTGTAATTTATGCAATCACCGCTGTGTTATTAATTCTGGTAAACGCGGTAAATGCAATGTAAGAGAAAATAAAGATGGAATTCTTGAAACTCTTGTATATGGTAGAATCATTGCCGATCACGTTGATCCAATTGAAAAAAAACCACTTTTTCATTTTCTTCCTGGAACTTTTTCCTATTCAATTTCAACTGTAGGATGTAATTTTAAATGCAAATTTTGTCAAAACTCTGATATCGCTCAAATGCCCTCCGATAATAAAGGACTTATTGAAGGAAGAGAATCTACTCCTGAAGATGTAATTGAAGTTGCTATTTCAAAAAGATGCAAAAGCATTTCTTATACATATACTGAACCAACTATTTACTTTGAATTCGCTTATGACACGGCAAAGCTCGCTAAAACCAAAGGTCTTTACAATATTTTTGTTACAAACGGATATATGTCCTCCGAAGCTTTGAACATGATAGCTCCTTATCTTGATGCAGTAAACGTCGATTTAAAAGCATACACAGAAGAATTTTATAGTAAATATTGCGGCGCACATATAGAGCCAGTTAAAGAAAATCTAAAAATGATGAAATCCAGAGGGATATTCGTCGAAGTTACAACTCTGATTATTCCAGGATTAAATGATGATAAAAATGAGCTAAAAGCTTTAGCAGAATTTATTTATAATTCATTAGGTAGCGAAACTCCTTGGCACATAAGCAGATTTCATCCTACATATAAACTAACTGACAGAGGTTCAACTCCTATTGATACACTTCTTATTGCCCATGAAATAGGAATTAAAACAGGCCTTAAATATGTTTACACAGGGAATGTGCCTGGCGAAATTGCTGAAAATACATTTTGCTATAACTGCGGAGAACTTTTAATAGAAAGATGGGGGTTCTTTGTTAAAAAGAATTTTATAGAAAACAGTCGATGTCCCCATTGTGATACGTTGATACATGGAGTTGGATTCTGA
- a CDS encoding methyltransferase domain-containing protein, which translates to MGYVFNYNESQSYEKWCLDEPNKIMIELETKLMMQLLKPHPRESVLDIGCGTGISLVPFIETGLQVTGIDPSPAMLDIAYCNVRNKADLYRGFSEDLPFEDNSFNYTSFFTSLEFVDDPEQAIAEAARVAKDRIFIGILNKYALTCFQRRIKGLFTNSIYNKARFFSIWEIKQIIKKCLGDVPIVWRALSYHPTSAKKLEKIEALNNLSQRLPFGAFIGIVISLVPRFRTRPLIIKYEPQQTSEVLVGCAGRGRMRIKE; encoded by the coding sequence ATGGGATATGTATTTAATTATAATGAATCTCAATCTTATGAAAAATGGTGTTTAGATGAACCTAATAAAATAATGATTGAGCTCGAAACTAAATTAATGATGCAGCTTCTTAAACCCCATCCAAGGGAATCCGTTCTTGATATAGGATGCGGCACAGGAATTAGCCTTGTTCCTTTCATTGAAACAGGGCTTCAAGTAACAGGGATAGATCCTTCTCCAGCTATGCTTGATATAGCTTATTGTAATGTTAGAAACAAAGCTGATTTATACAGAGGATTTTCAGAGGATCTTCCTTTTGAAGATAATTCATTTAATTATACGTCTTTTTTTACAAGCCTTGAATTTGTTGATGACCCTGAACAAGCTATTGCTGAAGCCGCAAGAGTTGCTAAAGACAGAATATTTATAGGGATACTTAACAAATACGCACTAACTTGCTTTCAAAGGAGAATTAAAGGGTTATTTACAAATTCTATCTATAATAAAGCTCGTTTTTTCAGTATATGGGAAATAAAACAAATTATAAAAAAATGTCTCGGAGATGTTCCTATTGTATGGAGAGCACTTTCTTATCATCCAACATCCGCAAAAAAGCTTGAAAAAATTGAAGCTTTGAATAATTTAAGCCAAAGATTGCCTTTTGGGGCTTTTATTGGTATTGTAATTTCGTTAGTTCCAAGATTTAGGACAAGGCCGCTTATTATTAAATATGAACCACAGCAAACCAGCGAAGTTCTCGTGGGGTGTGCAGGAAGAGGAAGAATGAGGATAAAAGAATAA
- a CDS encoding response regulator — MDKKLSYDKILQKLNESEKQIRELKNELSDSQQHLKEKSEFELSLQNKIADIFLNEADEQLFKKILELALEVTQSKYGMFGYINDSGAMVYPYIQIGVYEQCGIKTKSCIFYPEDWTGLWGRSLIEKKILYSNSPVNVPEAHIPILRALTCPIIYHEELIGHLHVANKSKDYNEQDKKTIEAFSNYLAPILYMRIQSNKQKSEREKLEKQLRQAQKMEAIGTLAGGIAHDFNNILSPIIGYTEMTMVYCSEDSDICGNLEQILKAANRAKELVKQILTFSRWSESEKKTLNIKPIIKEALQLLRASLPTTIEIKKSIKDCGLIISDPTQINQIIVNLCTNAYHAMEPNGGKLIVSLNEILLSEEDVDVLLECKAGRYAKLSVTDTGHGMPKQTIERIFDPYFTTKDATKGTGLGLAIVHGIVKNHNGFIRVYSEINKGSTFDIYIPIIEDKTKPKQTKIDRELIQGSERILFIDDEEQLVAMAQRMLSYLGYKVTSFTDPLIALKMFKEKPFDFDIVITDVTMPHITGINLAKKLIEIKPNIPIILCTGFTELITEEEAKKMGIKELVPKPFLQSQLSKIIRKLIENN; from the coding sequence ATGGATAAAAAATTAAGTTACGATAAAATTCTTCAAAAACTTAATGAGTCAGAAAAACAAATTCGCGAACTTAAAAATGAGTTGTCAGATAGCCAGCAGCACCTTAAAGAAAAATCAGAATTTGAGTTGAGCTTACAAAACAAAATAGCCGATATATTTTTAAACGAAGCTGATGAACAATTGTTTAAAAAAATTTTAGAATTAGCCCTTGAAGTCACGCAAAGTAAATATGGAATGTTCGGATATATAAATGATAGTGGAGCGATGGTATATCCTTACATACAAATTGGAGTATATGAACAATGCGGCATAAAAACTAAAAGTTGTATTTTTTATCCAGAAGACTGGACAGGATTATGGGGACGGTCATTAATAGAAAAAAAGATTTTATATTCAAATTCTCCTGTTAATGTTCCGGAAGCACATATACCTATATTGCGCGCATTAACTTGTCCAATAATTTATCATGAAGAGCTTATAGGTCATCTTCATGTCGCAAATAAATCAAAAGATTACAATGAACAAGACAAAAAAACAATAGAAGCCTTTTCTAATTATTTAGCTCCAATTTTATATATGCGTATTCAATCAAATAAGCAAAAAAGCGAAAGAGAGAAACTTGAAAAACAATTGCGTCAAGCTCAAAAAATGGAAGCAATTGGAACCCTTGCAGGAGGCATAGCCCATGATTTTAATAATATATTATCGCCAATAATCGGCTATACTGAAATGACAATGGTATATTGTTCTGAAGATAGCGATATTTGCGGTAATTTGGAACAAATCTTGAAAGCAGCTAATCGGGCAAAAGAACTCGTTAAACAAATATTGACTTTTAGCAGGTGGTCTGAATCTGAAAAAAAAACTTTAAATATAAAACCGATTATAAAAGAAGCACTACAGCTATTACGGGCGTCTCTTCCAACTACGATTGAAATAAAAAAATCCATAAAAGACTGCGGATTAATTATTTCGGATCCTACTCAAATAAATCAAATCATAGTAAATCTTTGCACAAATGCTTATCACGCAATGGAACCAAATGGAGGGAAGCTTATTGTTTCATTGAATGAAATTCTTTTAAGTGAAGAAGATGTTGATGTTCTATTAGAATGCAAAGCAGGACGCTATGCGAAACTCTCTGTTACCGATACTGGGCATGGAATGCCAAAACAAACTATAGAAAGGATTTTTGATCCATATTTTACAACAAAGGACGCTACAAAAGGAACGGGACTTGGTCTTGCTATAGTTCACGGAATAGTTAAAAATCATAATGGCTTCATAAGAGTGTATAGTGAGATTAATAAAGGCTCAACTTTTGATATATATATTCCAATAATCGAAGATAAAACAAAACCTAAGCAAACTAAAATAGATAGAGAGCTTATTCAAGGTAGTGAACGCATATTATTTATAGATGATGAAGAACAACTAGTTGCTATGGCTCAAAGAATGCTGTCATACTTAGGATATAAAGTTACTTCATTTACCGATCCATTGATTGCTCTTAAAATGTTTAAAGAAAAACCTTTTGATTTTGACATTGTAATAACAGACGTAACTATGCCCCATATAACTGGAATTAATCTTGCGAAAAAATTAATAGAGATTAAGCCAAACATACCTATAATTCTCTGTACGGGTTTTACAGAGCTTATTACAGAAGAAGAAGCAAAAAAAATGGGAATTAAGGAGTTAGTGCCAAAACCGTTTTTGCAAAGTCAATTATCAAAAATTATACGGAAATTAATAGAGAATAACTGA